Genomic DNA from Candidozyma auris chromosome 1, complete sequence:
GCTGCGTTCTGACCTGTCTGCCTGCAGCTTACTTATGCACTATCTCGATGGGTGTCTCACAAATAGCAACTCAATCTCGGAAGTCCATCAGCAAAGCGAAGCTAGTcgaatcatcttcatttcttttcctgCGTGTTGGTCCAGCCTTCCAACGGTGGCGACGCAGGTTCCTGAAACGAAAGCCAATGAAAATTTCCCACTAGTTACGGTGCTTTTGCTGCCTCATGCACTTTGCCCACTCGATCGTAGCTCTGAGACActtcttttgcagcaaCTTGCTCCATGGCGCCTCCGCTGCGCCGCCCCTCAATTTTGAAATCTTGACGGCCCTAGTCGCTTAAACTGCTTAGCGCTACTCCAACGTACTTCTGTTCGAGTCTTTCATCTCTCAGACCAATCTAGAACGTCCGGTTGAGGAGATCGTAGGTTAAAGTGACCATGCATGGGATCAAGATGTTGTCGTTGAGGGTAGCTGAACCTTCGAGGATTCCAGCCACCATGGCGACAATAAAGGTGTTTTCCCAATTTTTGACTCTGTTTTCTTCCGGCAAAAGGTAGAAGTCAATGACGACGAACGACGCAAAGGTAACCACCATGAACGTGATGGTGCCTTCCAACGTTCTCAGAGCACCTTTCCATTTGATCTTGCCGAACTTCTTTCCTACGATCGACGCAAGGGAGTCGCCCAACCCGAGGGTAACAAGTCCAATGTAAGATCTTAAATTGACCACGTCTCCAAGCACGTAGCCGTATGCTAAGGGACCAGCAACACcagcaagaaggaaaatGTACGACAAGTTGAGTGGGCCCTTGAGGTCTTTTTCGTCCTGGAAAAACCTCAACTCGGTATACAAGAACTCTCCTAGGAAAGTGATTCTGGTGCAACGGATCATTTCAATCACCATAAACACAACAAGAGATCCCAACAAAGCGATCGCTGTGAATTCGGGTTGGGTAACAAACGCTGGGTACCCCAAGCAGATTACTAACATAAAATGCCACACTTTTCTGCGGATGTTGAGGCTGATATAGTTGTTGTAAGCCATGCCAAAAATAATCGGAATGGCCACTAAAAGACAAACAATCCAGTACCCGATCAAGTGCAAACGTTCTTCCGATTGCAAAATGTAATAGACGAGCCACAAGACGGGGTTCTGGTCGTGCAactctcttttgaaaagcatATCCATGGCGAAGTAGAATACAGCACAGAACACAACAGCTATCAACACTGCAAGGGTCTTTCTGAGAGCGTTTTGCTGCATTCTCAAATAGACCCAGTACAACTGATACGAGACGAAACTTGCCACGATGAGGGCCATAAGAAGTTCACGGAAAAGCACCAAAGCAAAGGGCATTGTTCTAACATCAAAATTGTACAACAAATTGACCATGAGAACACAGATCATGTGGATCTCTGCGGGCAACATCGTAGTCAATTTCACTGAGGTTTCCAACTCGTCGCTTAACTCATTCCAGTTATCCAAAATGTATTCGAATGCAAAATAAGTGAAGATCACTCGAAGAAAGGACAAAACGTCCACAGACTCGCTGTCGTTGTAGATGTAGTAAAAAACAAACGACGAGagcatttttgcaaccacatGAAGGTTCTTGATGGCAAAGTTGTTCAATGCCAAGTTCACTTGGAAAAAGGGCGATTTGACGTCTCCCAAAAGAACAAACAGCAACGTTGGAATGACAAACGCATACATGGTGTTGAAATCAGGCAACACGGGCTCTTTGAACCTTTCTGGCTGCTCCTTGTGCTTGTTCAACATGGAGCGGTGGTTAAGCCATAAGGCCAAAATTGCACCTAGCATACTGAACCCGACAGAGGACAATGTGTTGAAGTCGTTCATTTTGGTGGAGTGGACATAGAATATCTGGCCAATGTATAGTACTGTCATGATTTGGGCAGCTTTGCAGAAGTCCATGTAAAGGTTCAAGAAATCTTGAAATTCGTAGATCACGTTCCATGGAAAATTGTACTGAGAAGGGTCATCCGTCAAAACTTCTCTTTGTGGAGCTGGTTTCTCCGTGGGTTGAGAAATGGGTTCTGGATTGGTCTCTTCGCTGTAGTTCTGAAAAACAGAGGCCGTGGTTCTAGCCGAGGCCGACTTTTGGGCCTTCTTTGGGTCCTTTCTTCTAGCCATGGCGGATGCTTGATGTAAACGAAGTTTGTGATTGTGTAAGCCACGATGCAGTTGGTTTTGGAGGAGTTTTGGAGGTgtgttgttgaaaaaaaaaataatgacTCCGGCGTGATTCGAACACGCGCATCTTACGATAACAGAACTTGAGTCTGCCGCCTTAGACCGCTCGGCCACAGAGCCACTTGTTACAGGGAAAATGGAGTGTGTACAGTATGAACAGTACTTGTATATGGGCGGTACTGCATATAATTCACAAGGATTTATGCGTCATATCAAGTCTAAACACCAAAATTGCCAAGGCGATAGTgaattaaaaaaaaagagtaTTCCTGGGAGATGCAGATCATTCAAATACTCCTCATTAGATCGTGAATATTATCTTTATTATCTTTCGCCTTAGCATATGATTTAATGGGTTTACAATCTTGCATTGAAAGCATTATAGGTGGTAACGCCACAACCATAGAAGTTGGTTGTGATGACAATCAAATCATAATTAATTTTGAAGAACACGCACCATATGTAAATGAAGAACATGTTGAAGGAGTAAAGGAATGTATCAAAATATATGCGGATAACAGCTCAATTAGTATAAGTGCCTACCAATATGATAATAACAATTTGTTTGACATCATAATATATGATACACCTAGAGGCTACAAGCTTTCTGACTACATTTCGGACTATATGAAAAATTAAACTTGAATACGTGTTTTGagaaaaaacgaaaaaaaaaaagagaaagaagtcCATGGGATGAAATGAACAGAACCGCCTAATAAAGGATTATTATCCATCGAGAGTATGTCTAGCTTTTACTTGGAGAGGTTCCTCAAATAAATCTAGCAAGTGACCATAATTTTGCAAAAGGATTTTCTTGTTACGCATCTCCTAAtgacttctttttttttttttcctggtGTAAGTGCACCATAGAAGTCTTTTCAAGGGTTCTTTTACTAAGTGTAATCGATCTCTCAGGCTGTGTTGAAAAAACAAACAGTGTAATTCAGTCCACGAGTTGACTCTTCTCCATACCTGACTTCTATAAATTGGATAAGGTTGAACGATTTAACGTGATACAAACCATGACTTTTGATAACTCTCAGAAGCCTCCTTTAGTTCCGTGTGGAGACCAAGTGCAATCTTCCACATTATCTGTTCACGCTGCAAGTTACTACACTACAGAATCAGCCTTCATCCAGTCACAATGAGTCTTTTTTATAATATGAGTCACAACTTTGGAGCAATGTTTTAAAGATGTCTCATCAATCAAAACTTTCTCGGTAAATGAACTTACTTTTCCAGGGTCCAGATCGATTATACTTTGTCCCACGCATTGTTGAGGCGGCGCCTTTCGTAGACGAGAAGCTTATTTCAAAAAGGAGATGaggtttgcagccaattaGCAACACATACAACCGACtaatttgaagaaatatTTCCCAGAACATTCAAGAGCCTACTCGCTCATAGAACAACCCCTTCCAGTCTATCAACTGAAATGCATCCTGAAACATATTAGCTCCCAGAAAGCATGCTTGCAAATCTTAGAAGTCTCATTAATATCTGTCGCCTAAACTCATAATGAGGAGAGAGAGGTCAGAAAGTAGAGAATGGAAGCGTGTGTCATCATCGATGTGATACAATTCCTCGTCTCACGCAAGTGCCCATATTGACTGATTTATTGATAAAGCTTTTCATATGTATCATTGTTGAGAAATTATCTTTCAAGACTTGATAATAGCGAAGACTCACATGAACTCCACATATTGCCCAACGATGACTAGAGTGCCACATATTTTACCGGTCTTGAGCAATGATACGAGTACACCATCTTAAGTGCGACTAGTTACTCACAACACAATTGCTTTTATCTGGGTACTTATTTGCCGATGCTACAATACGAATTTTCTTTCACCCAAAATTTTTGAACGCAATCGACCGAAAGAAAAGACCTCCGCTTCTTCCTTACATAGATCGCAAAGGAAAAGCAGTGACTCGGACCATCTTCGTCGCTACCACTTTTCTAGAATTGCCCACAAAGTTTTATTCCAGCAAAAATAAGAGCAAAAAGCCTGGTCACTTCTTAGATCTCTATTTCAAGCAACGGTATGCACATGCTGTTTCTTAAGGTTGCTCGTCCTTTTCATGACTCCTACAAACCAATTCTATAACAGTACATTGTCTTTTGCGTACGTATATAAAGAGATCAAATGTCAGAAGTGACCTTGATAATTGCTCAAATCCAAAACACCCACTATAACCATACCCTTACTTTGTCGTCTACAGTGTACTTCTACAGCCTCCTCGGTGGCTGCGAGATACAAGAACACAGCCTACcaaaaagggcaaaaaaGGCAATCACTAGTAgtaagaaaaaaagaaaaagaaatgaaaagagaaaaagaaattacAAGAACCCCCTTCTTACACacgacttcaacaaagccCATTTGTCTCTCCGTCTACCTCTTCCTCTAGGGTCTCTTCATATATGTCGCGCGTATGGGTCGTGAACCTTTTTTCCCCTTATTTTTCGCTcccaccttttttttcctatTCTCGTGAACACAGAGTTGGGCCCCGCACGACCACCTCGTCTGCGATAACCTAACGAAGAAAGGCGTCTGGAAAACATTGAATTTTCGGCACATCCGTCGATTACCCCCCTTTGATCACTTTTTATAACCCCCCATCCACAACTGCAATCTCTCCTTGATGGACAAACCGCATCCTCCATTCAGGTCCTTCTCGTCGGCCTCCTCCACCAGCGTCAACCTGAGCTCCACAAACATCTCCCGCGTGCCCTCGGGCCCGCTTCTATCGCTGAACATGCTGCTCAACCGAACCTCGTCTGCTCAGGATCACTTGTACCATAAAGCCAAGGTCATGCTACGGGCAATGGCCAAGATCGACGGAATGGCGCCCTACTTGAACGCAGCTTACACGGCAGCTGAGCGGTGTGCTGAGCAGCAGGCGTTGGCGTTGCCTCAGCAGCTTCAGAGCGACGGATCGAGCTCCAATGCCTTCAGGGTGAGTGTGGGCTCTGCAGGGTTTTCGATTCATTCGAATCAGAGCGTCGACAAGAAGGGGGAGAGGAACCAGATTTGCATCTTCACATTCACCGCAGGCGTGCTTCCTACAAGCATTAGCACTGACCCGGTGACTGAGCTATCGAAGTTATTTCAACAGGGAATTCCTTTGTGCTTGTTGTACAATGCTGCGTTCCCCAATGCGCCAATCAAATACGTCGCCAGTGATGATATCAAGTCTACAAAATCGAATATTCTCGGCCTCAGTATGGCCTACCAAAGTAACAAGGAGCTGGATCCCTCCCTTTACGTCAGCGCCTCCGAAGTTCTCCTGGACAGCACGCATGATCTCCTCAAAATAATGAAGTTGGTTAATTCTttgcttgaaaaagctgGGGTCTCGACTGATGATGCCAGTATACCCGACATTGGTGAGCTAAAGCTTACCGACGACAAGCAAAAAGTGTTTAGGGAGTTGGTACAAACTGAACGAAAGTATCTCTCTGATCTCGAGCTACTTCTAGAGTACAGAAACGAACTCGCAAATTCTGCTGATATATCTAGCGAGCAGCTCCATCTACTATTTCCAAACTTGAAGGATATTGTCGATTTCCACAGAAGAATTCTCAACGGGTTTGAGTGCAACTATAATGTTCCTACAAAATACCAGCGCATAGGCTCAATTTTTTTACATGCATCAAATGGTCCATTCAAGGCTTACGAGCCGTGGACCATAAATCAGGTCGCTGCCATCGAACTCATCAACCGTGAAGCCGCAACACTTCGCAAGGCTTCATCTATTCTTGATCCTGGATTCGAGCTACAATCATACATCATCAAGCCTATTCAACGTCTTTGTAAGTACcccttgttgatcaaggagcttATCAAGGCCTACAGTGATTGCTCAGACACTGAATGCTATCTTGAGCTACAGCGTGCGAGTATCGCCTTGAAAGATGTTGCTAATCAGGTAAATGAAGCGCAGAGACGAGCAGAAAATGCCGGTTTCTGTCAGAGTTTAATGGAGCGAGTAAACAACTGGCGTGGTTTCTCACTCAAAGATCAAGGTGAACTCCTATACCATACTCCCGTTGCTGTAAAGGCGAAAGATGGGGCCACTGAAAAAGAGTACATTGCTTGTTTATTTGAGCAAATcttatttttcttcagcGAGGTTCCATCACATGAATCAAAGCataaggagaaaaaaatgagagaGTTCCTTACCTCACGGAAGAAGAGTAATAGCGGTATGTCTAACTCGACTGCAAATCTTTTGGAAAACCTCAATAGtgtcaaggagaagacGTCCCTCGAGTTGAAATGCAGAGTGTATGTCTCCGAGATATATCAAGTAGCCTCACTCAATTTGCCTGGCTATTGGCTTCTCATTTCTTGGAGAATGTCTGAAGATCGAGGGAAGGGAGAGTTTAGATTGCGTTACAGAACGGAAGAGGCCAGGTCACAATGGGAGACCTGCTTAAAGCAGCTCAAAGACTACGAATGTGATCCCCGTCACAGAACGGCTCTTGATTCCCGAGGTTCACAGGGAGCGCTTGACTTTTACGAGTACGGCTACAACGACTCGATGTCGCATCCTTCTCGTTATGACGGAGCCCCCTCCAATCAGAGAGTCAACTCGTCAGCTTCAGGgatgagtttgatgaagtcCAGCAGAAACCAGCCCCACTCATCACGGGTGTCTGGCTCATCTATGAACGGACAGCAATCGCACAATGAGTCTGGTTCTTATGGCCACTTGATTGCAATCAAATTAATTTATGACGATAAAACAATCGAGCAACCACTCATAATCCCTAGTGGGGCGTCATTTTTCGAGCTCCATCTGCGCATATCGTCCCACATAGCACTGAGCTCTGGAGTAGACGACGATGTTGTCATAAGCAAGCTCAAGTACACGGATGAAGACGGAGACCTTGTGGTCATGGGATCAGATGACGATTGGCAGGTTGCTGTGGATatgcttgatgagattttCGATGCTGACGACTCAAACAAATCGCTTACGATAATAGTTGTATAATGGGATAAAGCTACACACAAGCAGGGTAATAATGGGAAAATACAGCCTATGGCGGTTTAACAAGCGCTCTTGTTATGCAAAGTAATAAATTCATAAGTCGAGACGTACCATGCTGCGTACCTTCAGGCGATATTGCTGCCGGTGCAGCGAATCAGATGTATCAGATAGCAATTTCGGTATGCTTCTGTACCAGACCATGTTGAAGGAGGGCTCCTACACGTAACAGGGATTTCTTATAACAGCTACCTGATTGAGTGTGACTTTAATCGACAAATGTGTAAGAATCTAAAAGTAACCACTGTTAAAGACTATAGCATGGTTGGTCAAGCAAAAGTACTAAGAGCACTGGGCAAGTAGCGAAAACTAATTGCGGCACGATAGAGCGAAATATTTGATGAATAGTGCGGCTTGTTCACGGGAGCGTGGCGATTGGCTGAAAGCAGAAGAGGTAAACCCGACCGGATTGAGAGTTTCAGCTGAACATCGCGAACCACAAAACCGAACAAAATGCGCATTTTGTGGAATTACAGAGTGAGAACGGCTGAGGCAGTGAAACACCCCACCGTCACCTCGTCTAAGCGAGTGAAGCATTGTGTCACTAATAAACGATGGATTATGTCACTGCCCCTGATCTTCCCCTGTAAAGAAACCAGTCAAACCTGTCTATGGGACCGTTATTTCTTGGCCGCGGTCGTAAAGGTGCGTCAAGATCATGTAGATAACGCACCACTTTTTCCAGCGGCCTTGCCGTCGCCCCGGATTGACTTTTGCGCCTCGTTAAGGACCTAGGCAACCGGCACAATCTTGGATTTTATCCGATGGGCCTTCCGAAGCCTCCTTCGGGATCTGGCGCAGCGGGCGCTGtgaatatttttttttcatgCTATTATAAAAACGGGATTCCCGGCTGAACTTTCGCTGTCCAGCCTTGACTTGTTCCATGAACCTGCTCAAACTTCAACTCTTATTTGTAGCAGTAGTGGCTGCCTCCAACTATGACACGGCCTTGGGTTCGACGGTGTTCTATGAGTGCACTGAGTTGGTGCCTTCCATTGCGACGTTTTGCGAGAACCCTTACGACTATACGTGCTACTGCCGGAACCCAAACGCTTTGGCCACAATAACAGGCTGCTTTGGGTCCACTGCCGGTACGTTGAAGTATGGAAACAGCTACTTGCAGACCTTCTGCGAGGAGGTTCAAATTCCCTTGTCCATGGATCAGATCGAAGAAGCGTACAGA
This window encodes:
- a CDS encoding dolichol kinase, whose protein sequence is MARRKDPKKAQKSASARTTASVFQNYSEETNPEPISQPTEKPAPQREVLTDDPSQYNFPWNVIYEFQDFLNLYMDFCKAAQIMTVLYIGQIFYVHSTKMNDFNTLSSVGFSMLGAILALWLNHRSMLNKHKEQPERFKEPVLPDFNTMYAFVIPTLSFVLLGDVKSPFFQVNLALNNFAIKNLHVVAKMLSSFVFYYIYNDSESVDVLSFLRVIFTYFAFEYILDNWNELSDELETSVKLTTMLPAEIHMICVLMVNLLYNFDVRTMPFALVLFRELLMALIVASFVSYQLYWVYLRMQQNALRKTLAVLIAVVFCAVFYFAMDMLFKRELHDQNPVLWLVYYILQSEERLHLIGYWIVCLLVAIPIIFGMAYNNYISLNIRRKVWHFMLVICLGYPAFVTQPEFTAIALLGSLVVFMVIEMIRCTRITFLGEFLYTELRFFQDEKDLKGPLNLSYIFLLAGVAGPLAYGYVLGDVVNLRSYIGLVTLGLGDSLASIVGKKFGKIKWKGASRTLEGTITFMVVTFASFVVIDFYLLPEENRVKNWENTFIVAMVAGILEGSATLNDNILIPCMVTLTYDLLNRTF
- the CDC24 gene encoding Rho family guanine nucleotide exchange factor CDC24, which gives rise to MDKPHPPFRSFSSASSTSVNSSSTNISRVPSGPLLSSNMSLNRTSSAQDHLYHKAKVMLRAMAKIDGMAPYLNAAYTAAERCAEQQALALPQQLQSDGSSSNAFRVSVGSAGFSIHSNQSVDKKGERNQICIFTFTAGVLPTSISTDPVTELSKLFQQGIPLCLLYNAAFPNAPIKYVASDDIKSTKSNILGLSMAYQSNKESDPSLYVSASEVLSDSTHDLLKIMKLVNSLLEKAGVSTDDASIPDIGELKLTDDKQKVFRELVQTERKYLSDLELLLEYRNELANSADISSEQLHLLFPNLKDIVDFHRRILNGFECNYNVPTKYQRIGSIFLHASNGPFKAYEPWTINQVAAIELINREAATLRKASSILDPGFELQSYIIKPIQRLCKYPLLIKELIKAYSDCSDTECYLELQRASIALKDVANQVNEAQRRAENAGFCQSLMERVNNWRGFSLKDQGELLYHTPVAVKAKDGATEKEYIACLFEQILFFFSEVPSHESKHKEKKMREFLTSRKKSNSGMSNSTANLLENLNSVKEKTSLELKCRVYVSEIYQVASLNLPGYWLLISWRMSEDRGKGEFRLRYRTEEARSQWETCLKQLKDYECDPRHRTALDSRGSQGALDFYEYGYNDSMSHPSRYDGAPSNQRVNSSASGMSLMKSSRNQPHSSRVSGSSMNGQQSHNESGSYGHLIAIKLIYDDKTIEQPLIIPSGASFFELHSRISSHIASSSGVDDDVVISKLKYTDEDGDLVVMGSDDDWQVAVDMLDEIFDADDSNKSLTIIVV